From one Streptomyces sp. SCSIO 30461 genomic stretch:
- a CDS encoding cytochrome P450, giving the protein MTDPTQDPRFLHNPYPTYAAMRSTCPVQPLPASPGGRPSYLVTGYHEAREALGDARLSKDTATFFAGKGSRRRLHPALAHTMLASDPPQHTRLRKLVTKAFTTGAVAELRPFIAQVTDELLDQWPAGEPADFVADLAVPLPVIVICELLGIPQADRPDIQRWSAQLFAAAQPDAIDTASHAMADYMTGLITAKRQNPGTCLLDRLISARDGNDHLSEEELLSLAVLLLVAGHETTTNALGNAALALLQHPTELDRLRDNPVQVPAALDELLRFDSSVSTATFRFTTKAITLGGTDIPAGVPVLVALGAANRDPKRFPAPDRLDLDRDAAAHLAFGHGIHRCLGAPLAKAEVEIALRTVLTRFPGIRLAQPPSELNWRRTRLVRGLESLPVLT; this is encoded by the coding sequence ATGACCGACCCGACCCAAGACCCCCGCTTCCTCCACAACCCCTATCCGACCTACGCGGCCATGCGGTCCACATGCCCGGTACAACCCCTACCCGCCAGCCCCGGGGGGCGCCCCAGCTACCTGGTCACCGGCTACCACGAAGCAAGAGAAGCCCTGGGCGACGCCCGCCTCTCCAAGGACACGGCCACCTTCTTCGCGGGCAAGGGATCACGGCGCCGCCTGCACCCCGCCCTCGCCCACACCATGCTGGCCAGCGACCCACCCCAGCACACCCGACTGCGCAAGCTGGTCACCAAGGCGTTCACCACCGGGGCCGTAGCGGAACTGCGCCCGTTCATCGCCCAGGTCACCGACGAACTGCTGGACCAATGGCCCGCCGGCGAACCAGCCGACTTCGTGGCCGACCTGGCGGTGCCCCTGCCGGTCATCGTGATCTGCGAGCTACTCGGAATTCCCCAAGCCGACCGACCCGACATCCAGCGCTGGTCCGCGCAGCTCTTCGCAGCGGCACAGCCCGACGCCATCGACACGGCCTCGCACGCGATGGCCGACTACATGACCGGCCTCATCACCGCCAAACGCCAAAACCCCGGCACCTGTCTGCTCGACCGGCTCATCTCCGCTCGCGACGGAAACGACCACCTCAGCGAAGAGGAACTACTCTCCCTGGCCGTACTACTGCTCGTGGCCGGACACGAAACCACCACCAACGCCCTCGGCAACGCCGCCCTGGCGCTACTCCAGCACCCGACCGAACTGGATCGCCTCCGGGACAACCCCGTCCAGGTCCCCGCAGCCCTGGACGAACTGCTCCGCTTCGACTCCTCCGTCAGCACAGCCACCTTCCGGTTCACCACCAAAGCCATCACGCTCGGCGGCACCGATATCCCCGCCGGCGTCCCCGTCCTGGTCGCACTTGGGGCCGCCAACCGAGATCCGAAGCGGTTCCCAGCGCCGGACCGCCTCGACCTGGACCGGGACGCGGCTGCCCACCTCGCCTTCGGCCACGGCATCCACCGCTGCCTCGGCGCGCCCCTGGCCAAGGCCGAGGTGGAGATCGCACTGAGAACCGTGCTCACCAGGTTCCCGGGAATCCGGCTCGCTCAACCGCCCAGCGAACTGAACTGGCGACGGACCCGACTGG
- a CDS encoding MAB_1171c family putative transporter codes for MNMLFLGMSILLAAAAGYWVFGRGTPRPTGTWAMGALLGAFALAFASYAPLVEDAVESLVPHVARLLSNSASLVAAMAVVAASFQLNLDLAEARRRIRVRLVLLAVAVFGMTVLFAYEQMGHRSAQVYALYLLLYVTYLGFAVVDFLVQAVRQSLSTRRASVRTGLRIAAAGCVFALVYLAYKTTRLVDLGLELGLVDSTSQCSSLVGRCAFSVTAPALAVLLICLGLTLPAVAYPISQARRRRWETQSFEALGPLWKDLSAAMPNIVLSIADAEDASTDSDFLLQRRVIEISDGILTLRPHRSRKVQKAAQDAIDTGTMRGAAAVEAAVVKAALADLKAGRFADEVAPPAAEAALHKDLRTDTEWLLLVAHAYTGHAGRVADEGRPEPVGA; via the coding sequence ATGAACATGCTTTTCCTCGGCATGTCGATCCTGCTCGCCGCGGCGGCCGGCTACTGGGTATTCGGCCGAGGGACCCCCCGTCCCACCGGTACGTGGGCCATGGGCGCGCTCCTCGGGGCTTTCGCCCTGGCCTTCGCCTCCTACGCGCCGCTGGTCGAAGACGCCGTCGAAAGCCTCGTGCCGCACGTCGCCCGGCTGTTGAGCAACTCCGCTTCGCTGGTGGCTGCCATGGCGGTCGTCGCCGCCTCGTTCCAGCTCAATCTCGACCTCGCGGAGGCCCGGCGGCGCATCCGCGTGCGCCTTGTCCTCCTCGCCGTGGCGGTCTTCGGCATGACCGTCCTGTTCGCTTACGAGCAGATGGGCCACCGCTCTGCGCAGGTGTACGCGCTCTACTTGCTCCTGTACGTCACCTACCTCGGCTTCGCGGTGGTCGACTTCCTGGTGCAGGCCGTACGCCAGTCGTTGTCGACACGTCGAGCCAGCGTCCGAACAGGACTTCGCATCGCAGCGGCGGGCTGTGTCTTCGCTCTGGTCTACCTCGCTTACAAGACGACCAGGCTCGTCGATCTGGGCTTGGAGTTGGGCCTCGTCGACAGCACCTCGCAGTGCTCCTCGCTCGTCGGCAGGTGCGCCTTCAGCGTGACCGCGCCGGCACTCGCCGTCCTGCTGATCTGCCTCGGCCTGACCTTGCCTGCCGTGGCCTACCCGATCAGCCAGGCCCGCCGCCGACGCTGGGAGACGCAGTCCTTCGAAGCACTCGGCCCCCTGTGGAAGGACCTGTCAGCCGCGATGCCGAACATCGTCCTCTCGATCGCTGACGCCGAGGACGCTTCGACCGACTCCGACTTCCTCCTCCAGCGGCGCGTCATCGAGATCAGCGACGGCATCCTCACCCTTCGGCCCCACCGATCCCGCAAGGTACAGAAGGCGGCCCAGGACGCCATCGACACAGGGACGATGAGAGGCGCGGCGGCAGTCGAGGCGGCCGTCGTCAAGGCAGCGCTCGCCGACCTGAAAGCCGGACGGTTCGCCGACGAAGTCGCCCCGCCAGCCGCGGAGGCCGCCTTGCACAAGGACCTGCGCACAGACACGGAGTGGCTCCTCCTCGTGGCGCACGCCTACACCGGCCATGCCGGGCGTGTCGCCGACGAAGGCCGCCCGGAGCCCGTTGGAGCCTGA
- a CDS encoding regulator component → MPLPENDQNRLRKWCEEQVDRLRLPYRFSTRELREAIAEQRGKPIILKPLTTLGAVDAPCGIRVETPVADLLFYEEGTSVHHQRHILTHELCHVYCDHPGSLEVDAKTAGALGVNPTLVMRMSGRTSYSTTDERQAETMASVIRRRIYRDREAPSLRPSKGPESWDALFAQPFKRGRFGR, encoded by the coding sequence ATGCCCTTGCCGGAAAACGACCAGAATCGACTGCGTAAATGGTGTGAGGAGCAGGTTGACCGGCTGCGCCTGCCGTACCGTTTCAGCACACGTGAATTGCGCGAGGCGATAGCCGAACAGCGCGGCAAGCCGATCATCCTGAAACCGCTGACCACACTCGGCGCGGTCGACGCGCCGTGCGGCATAAGGGTGGAGACCCCGGTGGCAGACCTTCTCTTCTATGAGGAGGGCACGTCCGTGCACCACCAGCGACACATTCTCACGCACGAGTTGTGTCACGTGTACTGCGATCATCCAGGAAGCCTGGAGGTCGACGCGAAGACGGCGGGGGCTCTCGGAGTGAACCCCACCCTGGTGATGCGCATGTCGGGGCGTACCAGTTACTCGACAACCGACGAACGGCAGGCGGAGACGATGGCGTCGGTAATCCGTCGGCGCATCTATCGCGACCGCGAAGCCCCTTCCCTCCGGCCCAGCAAGGGACCGGAAAGCTGGGACGCACTCTTCGCCCAGCCCTTCAAGAGAGGTCGGTTCGGCCGATGA
- a CDS encoding helix-turn-helix domain-containing protein: MDSRGGPIEGEGPEGESLPALLRSWRGRINPRKIPRLAAPGRRSKGLTQDDVARLAGVSARWYGALERNIKAEYSADFLDRISSALQLSPAERRTLYLKAVGRPPALAVTPEADAVAEVDEALLQQFLDNQTPAPAFATDLAWNVISYNQPVLDWFPWAAHQANQMRWTFLAPEAREQLVAWEQDWARPFLGQIRYARAHHPKDEALLRLERDILAGSPDAREMWDRREVIEHSHGALRRLRLPYHQGREVAVRIVDLRPMRSDLLRVAVLMEDHQRADGA, translated from the coding sequence ATGGACTCTCGGGGCGGGCCGATCGAGGGCGAAGGCCCGGAGGGGGAGTCCCTGCCCGCGCTGCTGCGTTCGTGGCGGGGGCGCATCAACCCCCGAAAGATCCCGCGCCTGGCTGCCCCAGGGCGGCGAAGCAAGGGCCTGACGCAGGATGACGTAGCTCGCCTGGCGGGCGTGAGCGCCCGTTGGTACGGAGCGCTGGAACGCAATATCAAGGCCGAGTACTCGGCCGACTTCCTCGACCGGATCTCCTCCGCGCTTCAACTGAGCCCGGCGGAGCGCCGTACTCTGTACCTGAAGGCGGTCGGCCGTCCGCCGGCCCTTGCCGTGACACCGGAAGCGGACGCGGTAGCGGAGGTGGACGAGGCGCTGCTCCAGCAGTTCCTGGACAACCAGACCCCTGCGCCCGCCTTCGCGACAGACCTCGCATGGAACGTGATCAGCTACAACCAGCCGGTACTGGACTGGTTCCCCTGGGCCGCCCACCAGGCCAATCAGATGAGATGGACATTCCTGGCCCCGGAGGCCCGTGAGCAACTCGTGGCCTGGGAACAGGATTGGGCGCGCCCCTTCCTGGGGCAGATCCGCTACGCACGGGCCCACCACCCGAAAGACGAGGCGCTGTTGCGGTTGGAGCGGGACATCCTCGCGGGATCACCGGACGCCCGGGAGATGTGGGATCGCCGCGAGGTGATCGAGCACTCCCACGGCGCCCTGCGCCGACTCAGACTCCCCTACCACCAGGGACGCGAGGTGGCCGTACGCATCGTCGACCTACGACCGATGCGCAGCGACCTCCTGCGCGTAGCCGTACTGATGGAAGACCACCAAAGGGCCGACGGCGCCTGA
- a CDS encoding helix-turn-helix domain-containing protein has product MTEKSFAELLDYLFREVRPKGRGPYTYAEVSQGIRDTSGVAISASAIQQLRTGINTNPKMQTIRALAGFFGVSPGYFFDEEESERQRAEIRVVAAMRDQSVRRVALRANGLSSSSLDMLTAVIDQARRLEGMPEPEDSDLLDDE; this is encoded by the coding sequence ATGACTGAGAAGAGCTTCGCGGAGCTGCTCGACTATCTGTTCCGGGAGGTGCGCCCGAAGGGTCGCGGCCCGTACACGTACGCGGAGGTCTCGCAGGGCATCCGTGACACCTCGGGCGTGGCCATCTCCGCGAGCGCTATCCAGCAGCTCCGCACCGGGATCAACACGAACCCGAAGATGCAGACGATCCGGGCGCTGGCCGGGTTCTTCGGGGTGAGCCCGGGTTACTTCTTCGATGAGGAGGAGTCCGAGCGACAGCGTGCCGAAATCCGCGTCGTCGCCGCCATGCGCGACCAGAGTGTGCGCCGGGTCGCCCTGCGCGCCAATGGGCTCAGCTCGTCGAGCCTGGACATGTTGACCGCCGTGATCGACCAGGCCCGTCGGCTTGAGGGGATGCCGGAGCCGGAGGACTCGGACCTGCTCGACGACGAGTGA
- a CDS encoding helix-turn-helix domain-containing protein, protein MSRDAREWVWEDSRSRGTARLILLSIADRVADDQCVAWASLASLMERTNASRNAVRRALAALADSGELELLDRYEGPHRSSVYRLPLTAAYLAKLAAAREEDPDVDSVDPATASDPVPELDEGRLRRYGIRPKKGADSDPSRPNVTGADSDPSRQNRTPRRVRFRTPEGAVSDPQNQSEPKVNRRYSSSRAAAVTSASEWQPDPATHAWTQREGHLARLGEDGLAAADAKWRAHRADFKPRSADAWAADWRSWVAREHAPSRPKLYALPGSNDHSGASGPGRMTRAEAHTAALLAALEEPTGTE, encoded by the coding sequence ATGAGCAGAGACGCCCGCGAATGGGTGTGGGAAGACAGCCGCAGCCGGGGAACCGCCCGCCTGATCCTGCTGTCGATCGCCGACCGGGTGGCCGACGACCAGTGCGTGGCCTGGGCTTCCCTCGCCAGCCTGATGGAGCGGACGAACGCGTCCCGCAACGCGGTCCGCAGGGCCCTGGCCGCCCTCGCCGACAGTGGTGAACTCGAGCTGCTCGACAGGTACGAGGGCCCGCACCGCAGTTCGGTCTACCGGCTGCCGCTGACCGCCGCGTACCTGGCCAAGCTCGCAGCCGCCCGCGAGGAGGACCCGGACGTCGACAGCGTCGATCCGGCAACGGCATCCGACCCGGTGCCCGAGCTCGATGAGGGCAGGCTCCGGCGGTACGGGATCCGCCCCAAGAAGGGGGCGGATTCCGACCCCTCCCGCCCGAATGTGACCGGGGCTGATTCCGACCCCTCGCGTCAGAATCGGACCCCTCGACGGGTCCGATTCCGCACCCCCGAGGGGGCTGTTTCCGACCCCCAGAACCAGAGTGAACCGAAGGTGAACCGGAGGTACAGCAGCAGTAGGGCTGCTGCCGTCACCTCGGCCAGCGAGTGGCAGCCCGACCCAGCCACCCATGCCTGGACCCAACGCGAGGGGCATCTCGCTCGCCTCGGCGAGGACGGCCTCGCCGCCGCCGACGCCAAGTGGCGTGCCCACCGGGCCGACTTCAAACCCCGATCAGCCGACGCGTGGGCCGCCGACTGGCGGTCCTGGGTCGCCCGCGAACACGCCCCGAGCCGCCCCAAGCTCTACGCCCTCCCCGGCAGCAACGACCACAGTGGCGCCAGTGGGCCTGGCCGGATGACCCGGGCTGAGGCCCACACAGCCGCCCTGCTCGCCGCCCTCGAAGAGCCGACCGGAACGGAGTAG